The stretch of DNA AAAACCAGCGAATCGGGATTTTCATCGAGGTGTTCCCTTAGTTTTTTGTAAAGTTCTTGATTCATCTTAGTAGCCCCTGTCCTTGGGAGGTGGCTGAATATGATAACCCTTTATTTTGTTTCGCCAATCTCTGTCGTGCACCTCGCCGGGAGCGTTTGAATCGACAAGTTTCATGTTTCCAATTCCCAGAATATCCGCAAATATAAAGTAATAATTTTTGTCAAAATAATACCACACTTCCCAGTTATTAGTTCCTGATGAGAATGTATGTCTCTCCACATTGTCCGGAGGGCCATATACGATATATATTCTTCCTCTATCAGTTTTCCATCCCGGCGTTTTTGACCCCTGAGCAAACGCGGCGTTCGCATAATCCCATCTTGCTATGAATTCCTGCATAAACTCGTTTTCGGGCGTCTCTGGATTTGAATCGTTTTTAGCCCAGAAATTATACCAGAATCTTACTTTACCTGCCGGGTCAAGATTTTTGAATTCGCTCATCTGCTTTGGACTTAGGAGGAAACTTAGAATATTTTGCATTCTTTGCAAAGTCGCCTCGTTTGGCATTATCTTTTCATCGGTGGGAAGTTTTGCTATCCAAATTTTTTTTGAACTTTTCGCGAGCTCGTTTCCTGTGGAATCGACCAATGATATCGCTAACTCATATTCACCATCCGCTATTCCAGCTATCGGAAAACCATTTATATATATTATATAATCGGAGCCTTTCTGCCACAGAGTCCCGAAATTTTTATATACTTTTCCATTTGCCAAAAGCTTTGTATTAAGGCCATATTTCGCTTCGCCCTTTGGAATGTAAAACTCCACATAATAGTATATCGCTGGTGAATTAAGATCAAAAATTGCCGATGGATTTGGAAGCATTCTTTTTCCGAATCGTTCGAATTGGTCTTTGATGGTGGTTTTTTCGGCGCTTACGGCGAGCATGATGTCAGATACGGCGTATTGTTTGTCCCAGAAATTTCTTAGAACCGCCTGTGTGGTGAATGTGTCTTCAATTTCAGAAAGGTAGTCCTTTGCCGTTGTGGTGATTGTATAGGTTCCAACGGGAAGACTTATCGTGTGGATGTTTAGTATTCTGAAGCTTCGGGTTATGGGTTCATTTGGGGCAAGTTTTATGGGGGCGATATAGGCTATCGAGTCTATTTTTTCCCCCGCAGAATCGGTTAT from bacterium encodes:
- a CDS encoding GWxTD domain-containing protein is translated as MRNSFLHKMLIFALLTTSMAGQLGLVCDWASFRGDSVGTAWLEFYTKLNRENFRFAFDSTANAFVGTLGVKIIITDSAGEKIDSIAYIAPIKLAPNEPITRSFRILNIHTISLPVGTYTITTTAKDYLSEIEDTFTTQAVLRNFWDKQYAVSDIMLAVSAEKTTIKDQFERFGKRMLPNPSAIFDLNSPAIYYYVEFYIPKGEAKYGLNTKLLANGKVYKNFGTLWQKGSDYIIYINGFPIAGIADGEYELAISLVDSTGNELAKSSKKIWIAKLPTDEKIMPNEATLQRMQNILSFLLSPKQMSEFKNLDPAGKVRFWYNFWAKNDSNPETPENEFMQEFIARWDYANAAFAQGSKTPGWKTDRGRIYIVYGPPDNVERHTFSSGTNNWEVWYYFDKNYYFIFADILGIGNMKLVDSNAPGEVHDRDWRNKIKGYHIQPPPKDRGY